AGTCACTTAatgatttaaattaaaatattaaacatttatttaatttaaatattttttataacaattattttttcaccacttaaattaataaattaaattaaaaaatatatattttgataagtcaaaatatttaacttaatattttaagttaaacattatcaactaatatttttataataattatatcattcaatatttttaatatttatttattcagttctaattttcaattttatcaaatagtatcttaatcaattatttatattatttttaaagcgTCGCGTGTTTCTAATACAACTCTGGTTTGATGCAGattcctattttttttattttttttttccttttaatgAAATTCCAAATCTTACGCCTCACTTTTAActtttcttcctctctctctctccttagACCAAAAGCGAAGATAGCTCTCTGGTTTCAGCGACCAAGGGCTCTTTCAACTTCCTCAAGTAATTCCTCATCCTCTTTTATGTAATCTTCGATCTCTTTTTCACCTTCTTCACTCTCTTCTCTTTATCCGTTCATTCTTCGCTCTGCTCATGATCTCTAATGATGGTGCTAATTTACTTTTGGATTTTCAATTTTTGCGAGTTTTATTGATTGATGCGATTGTACTCTGCTACATATGATTATAGTTTTATGTGTTTGTGATTTTATTTACAGTGGATGATtgattttgtcattttcaaggttTTTCTGTGGGAATTTGTTGATTTCATATGGCCGTAAAGTGCAAATATTTTTAGGGTATTGGTTCAATTTACTTTAATTGTGTTCTtctatttgatttttctttgaattttcGTCAAAATTGAGTTAAAAATTTTGGGTGCTTGTGCGTGTCTGCTCGCGAATATGGGATCAAATGATAGTTTTATATACGTaacttcaaattttttttttcctgtgCGTTTTGATCCATCCTATACTGGTTGCTAAATCAAAATGGTATTACCTTATTTTGATGTGCTTGTAACATACTGATTGTAGTGTGATATTCTGTTTATGTATGCTTTTGATCTTTTgtatatttctttttaatttacttTCAGATTCTGAAACAGTTTTGGCTGCTGTAGGTTGCAATCTGATGTGACTTAGGATAGTCATTTATAGCCAAGAGATATTCTATTATTCTTCGTATTGTCAATTGTTATTGGGTTAGATGCTACGATTGTGCTAAATTTCTGTTTTCTGTGGTTATTAATTTGTGTGAGGAAATGGAGTCTTATTCAACTAGTCCTTTTTAGAAACAGAAATCTGTATTTGTAGAAGTACTTGAAATGCCTGCTGAGATTATTTCAGTTTTAGTGAACTTGTATCAACTTATCATGTGATCTACGATTTGTTATTTAACTTATTTCATCTCTTAATTTTCCAAATTGAAAAGTGTATTATTAACAGATTGGTTAGGAGTTGTCTAGACTGCTTTTGAACCTAAAAATGCCTGATTTATTTTGCAGGGAAATAATTAGATTTTGTGTCGGCGGAATGCTTTAACACTCTAAATGATTGTTGGAGTAAATCTGCTTGTAAGTTGTTTGCTAGCTGAAAATGTCATATCATGAAGTATTGAAGGCTGTGTTTCCTTTGTTGGATGGCGTAGACCTTGCTTCTTCTATGGGGGTATGTAGACAGTGGAGAGATACTGCAAAAGATGATTACTTTTGGAAATGTTTGTGTTCCAAGAGATGGCCTTCAGTTTGCAAAAGGCCTAACCCTCCAACTGTAACCTACTACAAACTATATCAAACGTTTTATAAACGACAGCGCCATCAAACTCTGCCTCCCCCAAGACTTTCTTTTGATGATCTGGAATTTTTCATCGATATTTGGAATGAAGAAAAGTTGATCTTCTCAGAAGTGGTCGCAGGCCCTGTTTTGCTGACTGGAATCAAAGCCCCGCCCCCTGGAATTTGTGAAATTCTCAGATTTCACCTTGAGGGTCCTGATTATAAGATGACTCTGCCTGTTGAACCAAGTGTCAAAATTTCTTCAAGCCAAAATCTGAGTGTTTCAGTGCTTGTGGGCCGCAAAGACTCCCACAAGGTCGCACGCATAATCAATAGATCAACGTTCGATTATATCGATCGCTCATCCTATAGGGCTATGGCATTTGAATACCTTGATTTCTCACCTGCACACCCATTTGTTCCTGGTATCAGGGCATGGATTTCCTTGCTTTTCATGGAAGATGGAGATGAGGGTGTTATTGATGTCTTTGGGATTGAAATGGATTTCCGTGATGCTGCAAACTCTAGGGACGAGGTTTTATGGCTATTAGACATGCTTGATTGGAAGTGAGTTATGATCAAACTAAGAAGTGAGTCGATCTGCTGAGTGAGGTCGACACAATGGGATGCTTGAGGTGACTTCTTTATTGTTCTACCCCCTCCAAGGTGACTGTTTATGGAGAGAATTATTCAACATCATTCATGTTTAGAGCAATTCTGGTTCTGAGTTGTATAATTGTGTTACATGTTAGAAGGTTGTACATATTTGGTCATTTATTTATTGTCATCAATTCATATCATCATATGGGACGCCTTTATTGTTGAAGTTCTGTTTTGCTTATATTCACTGAAGTATCAAATGCAAATAATACATTTAACACAGCTGTTAATTAAGTTATGTTATTCTTTGTTACCTTTGCATAAGAAATAGTAATATTTTGTGCTCAATGCTTATAATCTGGTGCACTTTTGGATCCATATAACAGTTTATGGAGCAATTTTGAACCTAGGGACAGGATTTATAAAACAAGACATTTACTTGAACCTAAAGGAGGAGGTAAGGAGGCACAGGGTGTTTGCTCTGTTCCTTTCCTCTGTGGGATGTTGATTACACACAACAGATGAGCGGTTAGACATCTTTTTCTCTTTTGGAGGGGTTCCATTACAGGCTAAAACTGCATCGTTTAGTCTCCTTAGAggttaataattaaaaaataaataaacctaAGCCCAACttataaataaagaaaacaCAAAGCGTTTGGTTCAgtgtttcattccctttgttcttgtttgtttaaaaaaaaaattcattccctttacccactttaggttaagccattaccTCAAGCCAtgtagggaattggattccctttaccctattccctttcctaaacatatccaaacacatagtggaattaatgcttattcatttcctttcctttagtttccttttcttgattccttttcccttaccccttgtgaaccGAACGCCCCCTAAAAGATCCACAACTGTTctcaaaccaattcataatttttttttaagaatatgcAAATTGAACCAAAATCACAATACTTCGGTCAGGCTTCGGCCAAGATTAATATCGTAGCAGGCTTTGGTGGGTTTACCCATCTGATGTCTTCGGATCATAACAGGGTTTGTTTGGTAAAAGCCCAAATGACTTAGTATCATATCACTCGTGATGAAGGATGATCGCCTATCAATATATGCGCCTTGTGCCATAATTGGATGATCGCCCCATTTCTACCCCTAGTGAGTGTCGATCGACCTCTCTTCTCAAATCTGCACAA
The DNA window shown above is from Euphorbia lathyris chromosome 1, ddEupLath1.1, whole genome shotgun sequence and carries:
- the LOC136208530 gene encoding F-box protein At5g39250 codes for the protein MSYHEVLKAVFPLLDGVDLASSMGVCRQWRDTAKDDYFWKCLCSKRWPSVCKRPNPPTVTYYKLYQTFYKRQRHQTLPPPRLSFDDLEFFIDIWNEEKLIFSEVVAGPVLLTGIKAPPPGICEILRFHLEGPDYKMTLPVEPSVKISSSQNLSVSVLVGRKDSHKVARIINRSTFDYIDRSSYRAMAFEYLDFSPAHPFVPGIRAWISLLFMEDGDEGVIDVFGIEMDFRDAANSRDEVLWLLDMLDWK